A section of the Enterococcus montenegrensis genome encodes:
- a CDS encoding DegV family protein, whose protein sequence is MKLAVVTDSSAFLPETIKNHPDLYIIPVPVIIDGQIYNEGIDIHADEYYDMLNSSKEFPTTSQPALGEVIELYENLVTKGYDTILSIHLSGGISGFVATLNTIKDEIKGAKVIPYDSKITSMPMGHMVESALQLKDAGNSLTEIISHLDIIRDNTYAYLIVDDLNNLVRGGRLTNGAALIGGLLKIKPILTFNDGKIELFEKIRSSKKAFNRAEEVIGQRDQEINRPVKLYVIHANNLTVAQEEKQKLAEKYPHADIEIGYFGPVIGTHLGEKAIGIAISAL, encoded by the coding sequence ATGAAATTAGCAGTAGTAACAGATAGTTCTGCATTTCTACCTGAAACCATCAAAAATCATCCAGATTTATATATTATTCCGGTACCTGTTATTATTGACGGCCAAATTTACAACGAAGGCATTGATATTCATGCTGACGAGTATTATGACATGTTAAATAGCAGTAAAGAATTTCCCACAACGTCACAACCTGCGTTAGGGGAAGTAATCGAGCTTTATGAAAATTTAGTAACAAAAGGTTATGATACGATTTTAAGTATTCATTTATCTGGTGGTATTTCTGGATTTGTAGCAACTCTAAATACAATTAAAGATGAAATTAAAGGTGCCAAAGTTATTCCTTATGATTCTAAGATTACGAGTATGCCTATGGGGCATATGGTTGAAAGTGCTTTACAATTAAAAGATGCTGGTAATTCTTTGACTGAAATTATCAGCCACTTGGATATCATTCGTGACAATACTTATGCTTATTTAATCGTTGATGATTTAAATAATCTCGTTCGTGGCGGGCGTTTAACCAATGGTGCTGCTTTAATTGGCGGTTTACTAAAAATAAAACCAATTTTAACGTTTAATGACGGGAAGATTGAGTTGTTCGAAAAAATTCGTTCTAGTAAAAAAGCCTTTAATCGGGCAGAAGAAGTGATTGGTCAGCGAGATCAAGAGATTAATCGTCCTGTTAAGTTATATGTCATTCACGCGAATAATTTGACTGTTGCCCAAGAAGAGAAACAAAAATTAGCTGAAAAATATCCCCATGCAGATATTGAAATCGGATATTTTGGTCCGGTTATTGGAACACATTTAGGTGAAAAAGCGATTGGAATTGCAATTTCAGCTTTATAA
- the aroC gene encoding chorismate synthase — translation MRYLTAGESHGPELTAIIEGIPAGLPLLAADIDVELARRQGGYGRGGRMKIEKDQVRITSGVRHGKTLGSPITLVVKNRDWKNWQTVMAAEEVAKKDQKLRQVTHPRPGHADLVGGMKYHHDDLRNVLERSSARETTMRVAVGAVAKKLLKELAIEVAGHVTVLGGIKASIPAEISIAEVKKRSEESDVRVVDVAVEEKMKQLIDQTKKNGDTIGGVVEVLVGNVPAGLGSYVQWDTKLDAKLAQAIVGINAFKGVEFGVGFESANLPGSKVMDEIIWSQETGYRRTTNHLGGFEGGMTNGETIIVKGVMKPIPTLYKPLMSVDIQTKEPYKASVERSDSTAVPAASVVCENVVATVLANEILDKFSSDSFEELKTAVAQYRQYLKNF, via the coding sequence ATGCGCTATTTAACAGCAGGAGAATCTCATGGACCGGAATTGACTGCCATTATTGAAGGTATACCAGCAGGACTGCCACTTTTAGCAGCAGATATTGATGTGGAATTAGCACGGCGTCAAGGTGGCTATGGTCGTGGTGGTCGCATGAAAATCGAAAAAGATCAGGTTCGCATTACTTCTGGTGTGCGCCATGGTAAAACATTAGGCTCACCAATTACTTTAGTCGTAAAAAATCGTGACTGGAAAAATTGGCAAACTGTTATGGCTGCAGAAGAAGTAGCTAAAAAAGATCAAAAGCTCCGCCAAGTCACACACCCACGGCCGGGTCATGCGGATTTAGTTGGTGGCATGAAGTACCATCACGATGATTTGCGTAATGTTTTAGAACGTTCTTCAGCTAGAGAAACAACAATGCGGGTGGCTGTTGGAGCCGTGGCAAAAAAACTATTAAAAGAATTAGCAATTGAGGTGGCCGGCCATGTTACAGTTCTAGGTGGCATTAAAGCGAGCATTCCTGCAGAAATTAGCATTGCAGAAGTAAAGAAGCGCTCTGAGGAATCTGATGTTCGCGTAGTGGATGTAGCTGTTGAAGAAAAAATGAAACAGTTAATTGATCAGACGAAAAAAAATGGTGATACAATTGGTGGTGTTGTTGAGGTTTTAGTGGGAAATGTTCCCGCTGGTCTTGGTAGCTATGTCCAATGGGATACCAAATTAGATGCCAAACTGGCCCAAGCGATTGTCGGAATCAATGCTTTTAAAGGCGTAGAATTTGGTGTTGGTTTTGAGTCGGCGAATTTACCAGGTTCTAAAGTAATGGATGAAATTATTTGGTCACAAGAAACTGGTTACCGCCGGACAACCAATCACTTAGGTGGCTTTGAAGGTGGAATGACCAACGGTGAAACGATCATCGTAAAAGGTGTGATGAAGCCCATTCCGACTTTGTATAAACCTTTAATGAGCGTCGATATCCAGACAAAAGAACCCTACAAAGCGAGTGTGGAGCGTTCAGACAGTACAGCTGTTCCTGCTGCAAGTGTCGTTTGTGAAAATGTGGTTGCGACTGTCTTAGCAAATGAAATTTTAGACAAATTTTCCAGCGATTCTTTTGAAGAATTGAAAACAGCTGTGGCCCAGTATCGCCAATACCTTAAAAACTTTTAG
- a CDS encoding DUF6530 family protein: MEIPTNLKHKPVLVVENYDNADGKQAFESDAKGLSLGLAQWNDRGKVDISGKVWRHTGEKWSRQSEELPINRILDLAILVAQASIYFQDAYRYPKFYDPENPVVDIVGVQGNRMTVEVDTNNPMIDEDIKLFHDTWQKDGEILGERFRILKRLLEEAGY; this comes from the coding sequence ATGGAAATTCCAACAAATTTGAAGCATAAACCTGTTTTAGTGGTAGAAAATTATGATAATGCCGATGGTAAGCAAGCGTTTGAATCGGACGCAAAAGGGCTTTCTTTGGGCTTAGCCCAATGGAATGATCGGGGGAAAGTAGATATTTCCGGGAAGGTTTGGCGCCATACAGGCGAAAAATGGTCTCGTCAATCTGAAGAGTTACCCATTAATCGTATTTTGGATTTAGCAATTTTAGTCGCACAAGCTAGTATCTATTTTCAAGATGCTTATCGCTACCCGAAATTTTACGATCCAGAAAATCCGGTTGTCGACATTGTCGGTGTACAAGGAAATCGTATGACTGTTGAAGTGGATACCAATAACCCCATGATTGACGAGGATATTAAATTGTTTCATGATACATGGCAAAAAGATGGAGAAATTTTAGGCGAGCGGTTTCGGATTTTAAAACGTTTATTAGAAGAAGCCGGATATTAA
- the pheA gene encoding prephenate dehydratase — MKIGYLGPESSFSHQAARKQFAKESLIAYASIPACLQAALKEEIDFAIVPIENSLEGTVHATIDTLSQNPRLQVLSEVILPIKQQLLALTKGDFKKIYSHPQALAQSQKFLATNYPAAELIPTASTTAACDYVVTHSGEAVAAIASYEAATFYDLKVISSDIQDNDFNQTRFWLVGTNQTFNFGTAEKMSLILTLPANHAGALHQMLAAFGWRQIDLSKIESRPLKTSLGEYFFVVDLLLNCPQQLIENALEEIELLGGEVTCLGTYPVKFAHN, encoded by the coding sequence ATGAAAATAGGTTATTTGGGTCCCGAAAGCTCATTTTCTCATCAAGCGGCACGAAAGCAATTTGCAAAAGAAAGCTTAATTGCCTATGCTTCTATTCCAGCCTGTTTACAAGCAGCTCTTAAAGAAGAAATAGACTTTGCAATTGTTCCAATCGAGAATTCTTTAGAAGGAACGGTTCATGCTACGATTGATACGTTATCTCAAAATCCTAGATTACAGGTCTTATCCGAAGTAATTTTACCAATCAAACAACAGCTGTTAGCCTTAACAAAAGGGGATTTCAAAAAGATTTATTCTCATCCGCAAGCTCTAGCACAATCACAAAAATTTCTAGCGACTAATTATCCAGCGGCAGAATTAATTCCAACAGCTTCCACGACTGCTGCTTGCGATTACGTTGTCACGCATAGTGGTGAAGCAGTCGCTGCAATTGCCTCTTATGAAGCAGCAACGTTTTATGATTTGAAGGTTATTAGTTCTGATATTCAAGACAACGATTTCAATCAAACCCGTTTTTGGCTTGTGGGTACCAATCAAACCTTTAATTTTGGTACAGCAGAAAAAATGTCCTTAATTTTAACCTTACCAGCAAATCATGCGGGTGCACTGCATCAGATGTTAGCGGCATTTGGCTGGCGCCAAATTGATTTAAGTAAAATTGAATCGCGACCACTTAAAACGAGTCTAGGAGAATATTTTTTTGTAGTCGACCTGTTACTCAATTGCCCGCAGCAATTAATCGAAAATGCGTTGGAGGAGATTGAACTTCTAGGCGGTGAAGTTACTTGTTTGGGGACATACCCTGTCAAATTTGCTCACAACTAA
- a CDS encoding shikimate kinase gives MNSILLIGFMGAGKSTVGSLLAQKLNWPMIDLDDLITEKIKMPINDYFDQFGEAAFRQVESNVLKDNLRTKAIIATGGGIVVSALNRSLLKAQPKVIYLKTEPQTLVTRIKNDTKNIRPLATEKSQGEIISLLNGRLTHYEDSAAIVVETTERSPEEIVEEIMERLAMA, from the coding sequence ATGAATAGTATCTTACTAATTGGCTTTATGGGCGCAGGTAAATCAACTGTAGGCAGCTTATTGGCCCAAAAGTTAAATTGGCCAATGATTGATTTAGATGATTTAATTACTGAAAAAATAAAAATGCCGATTAATGACTATTTTGACCAATTTGGTGAAGCTGCTTTTCGTCAAGTTGAATCAAATGTTTTGAAAGACAATCTAAGAACTAAAGCAATTATTGCCACTGGAGGTGGTATTGTGGTCAGTGCGTTAAACCGCAGTCTTTTAAAAGCACAGCCAAAAGTTATTTATTTAAAAACTGAACCACAAACGCTAGTGACACGGATTAAAAATGACACGAAAAATATTCGTCCCCTTGCAACAGAAAAAAGTCAGGGAGAGATTATTTCTTTATTAAATGGGCGCCTTACTCATTATGAAGACAGCGCCGCGATTGTCGTTGAGACCACAGAGCGATCGCCTGAAGAGATAGTTGAAGAAATTATGGAAAGGCTGGCAATGGCATGA
- a CDS encoding AAA family ATPase, with the protein MTMPYAVTNKRVFSRLEKQMIWQKPTSHQTSEIELRIASEIKNNWDDTEMKIMNVLLEGDAGSGKTQLAKALSYDLQLPYTKVTCFADMDKSDVFGALLPVVATDDKTDGELLEAIYQTDSLDAVLKLIAQHYSIDLAAAKMRLAALVSRVDANEQEVVHYKFYPSEIVRAVEKGYLLEIQEPTVIRDASVLVALNSALEPNGMLNLPTGIIKRHLDCVIVITTNRNYQGNRPLNESLRDRMQHAERMDLPEFAVMVERAVAKTGVTNLPLLTKMAEIIRLLDETAKTNAIKGVAGMRSYFYWVNTFKQGQDVFKSLYPKVIYKLTTEPNEITLLEQALDDSRLLVSLRQVLVPDASDALKEIRGRKISAQEADMRNITKEAPSEAVLQSYEVKDATDATDAKNNEAELEESSNKTTEKPSPEQPQTKGEREAHDGASETGKENTEGISKEQNVDIETYEKAEKELRKELNKKARSAMKGTIHEKEGLIIQRPKFTKEDVAKAQDLTQEVMPIVTRLTKKITDILENDQSEVYGKGKYSGTRFDASRVAYGDYRTFDKKNPPHEEPSLALALRIDESGSMLKDERIKNARLAALAVASFAEKVNIPLMIYGDTADLSSREKTSIYSYKEFSDDYLYLGAKLVTMKPRQNNRDGVSLRLLSQKLAEENATTKLLINISDGQPKALPDYTGTKAKEDIQAVMTEFERQGIIYLAAAIGDDKEAIKTIYGSERFLDISDLETFPEDLIQLISRYL; encoded by the coding sequence ATGACAATGCCTTATGCAGTTACCAATAAGCGCGTTTTTAGTCGTTTAGAAAAACAAATGATTTGGCAAAAACCAACAAGTCATCAAACCAGTGAAATTGAATTACGCATTGCCAGCGAGATCAAAAATAACTGGGACGATACTGAAATGAAGATTATGAATGTCTTGTTAGAAGGAGACGCGGGTTCAGGAAAAACTCAACTCGCCAAGGCTTTATCCTATGATTTACAACTCCCTTATACCAAAGTAACTTGTTTTGCGGATATGGATAAATCAGACGTTTTTGGGGCCTTACTTCCTGTCGTAGCAACAGATGACAAAACAGATGGAGAATTGCTTGAAGCGATTTATCAAACAGATAGTCTAGATGCCGTTCTAAAATTAATTGCGCAGCATTATAGTATTGATTTAGCTGCTGCAAAAATGCGTCTGGCTGCCCTTGTTAGTCGTGTGGATGCAAATGAACAAGAAGTTGTCCATTACAAATTTTATCCGTCTGAAATTGTTCGGGCTGTGGAAAAGGGCTACCTATTGGAAATACAAGAACCCACAGTGATCCGGGATGCTTCTGTTTTAGTAGCCTTAAATTCAGCTTTAGAGCCAAATGGTATGCTAAATTTACCTACAGGGATTATAAAACGCCATTTGGATTGTGTTATTGTCATTACAACCAATCGCAATTATCAAGGCAATCGGCCCTTAAATGAATCCTTGCGGGATCGGATGCAACATGCAGAACGCATGGATTTACCTGAATTTGCAGTTATGGTAGAGCGGGCTGTAGCAAAAACTGGAGTCACTAATTTACCCCTACTAACAAAAATGGCTGAAATTATTCGCTTATTAGATGAAACGGCGAAAACCAATGCGATTAAAGGTGTAGCAGGGATGCGCTCATATTTTTATTGGGTGAATACTTTTAAACAAGGACAAGACGTTTTTAAAAGTCTTTATCCTAAAGTTATCTACAAACTAACAACTGAACCAAATGAAATTACATTATTGGAACAAGCGTTAGACGACAGTAGACTTCTAGTATCACTGCGCCAAGTACTTGTACCAGATGCCAGTGATGCCCTAAAAGAGATAAGAGGGCGTAAAATTTCTGCACAAGAAGCTGATATGCGCAACATCACAAAAGAAGCCCCTAGTGAAGCCGTTTTACAAAGCTATGAAGTAAAAGATGCAACAGATGCAACGGATGCCAAAAATAATGAAGCAGAATTAGAAGAATCTTCAAACAAGACAACAGAAAAACCTTCACCAGAACAGCCGCAAACAAAAGGCGAGCGAGAAGCCCATGATGGTGCAAGTGAAACAGGTAAAGAAAATACCGAAGGAATCTCAAAAGAGCAAAATGTTGATATTGAAACTTACGAGAAGGCTGAAAAAGAGTTACGTAAAGAGTTAAACAAAAAAGCGCGTTCTGCTATGAAAGGGACAATCCACGAAAAAGAGGGACTAATTATCCAACGTCCCAAATTTACCAAAGAAGATGTCGCTAAAGCTCAAGATTTAACGCAAGAAGTGATGCCTATCGTTACCCGTTTAACCAAGAAGATAACTGATATTTTAGAAAACGACCAAAGTGAAGTTTACGGAAAAGGGAAATATAGTGGCACGCGTTTTGATGCGAGTCGGGTGGCTTATGGTGATTATCGTACTTTTGATAAAAAAAATCCGCCCCATGAAGAACCATCATTAGCATTGGCACTGCGTATTGATGAATCAGGTTCAATGTTAAAAGATGAACGGATCAAAAACGCTCGCTTGGCAGCTTTAGCTGTAGCTAGTTTTGCTGAAAAAGTGAATATCCCATTAATGATTTATGGGGATACAGCAGATTTATCCTCCCGTGAAAAAACTTCTATTTATTCTTATAAGGAGTTTTCTGATGACTATTTGTATCTTGGCGCAAAACTTGTGACGATGAAGCCCCGGCAAAACAATCGTGATGGTGTTTCTTTGCGACTATTAAGTCAAAAACTCGCAGAAGAAAATGCAACTACGAAGTTATTAATCAATATTTCTGACGGTCAACCAAAAGCTTTGCCTGATTATACAGGGACAAAAGCCAAAGAAGATATACAAGCAGTGATGACTGAATTTGAACGCCAAGGGATTATTTATTTGGCTGCAGCCATCGGAGATGATAAAGAAGCGATAAAAACAATTTACGGTAGTGAGCGCTTCTTAGATATTAGTGACCTAGAAACTTTTCCAGAAGATTTAATTCAATTGATTTCACGTTACTTATAA
- the aroA gene encoding 3-phosphoshikimate 1-carboxyvinyltransferase: MDLLQAQKGLQGSITVPSDKSISHRSIMFGALATGQTTIKNFLRAQDCLSTLKAFKKLGVPIFDDGKTITVTGVGFNGLKACDKAIDVGNSGTTIRLMMGILAGQDFSTTLFGDASLNRRPMERVMAPLRQMGATLLGDNGSEFPPITINGTNNLQPIHYQMPVASAQVKSAILFAALQAKGTSTIVEKEISRNHTEEMIRQFGGKITANKKEITVSGPQTLTGQNVVIPGDISSAAFFLVAGAITSGSQLILKNVGMNPTRTGIVDVLTQMGARLEIENYDEKNQAADLKMTTSTLTATIIAGEIIPRLIDELPVIALLATQAHGQTIIKDAQELKVKETNRIDATAEELQKMGADITPTADGLIINGPTPLKGAHVSSRGDHRIGMMLQIAALIATGKTQLDQPEAINISYPGFFDDVKNIVGEKNE; this comes from the coding sequence ATGGATTTATTACAAGCACAAAAAGGTTTGCAAGGAAGCATTACGGTACCGTCTGATAAGTCAATTTCTCATCGTAGTATTATGTTTGGTGCTCTGGCGACGGGCCAAACGACCATTAAAAATTTTTTGCGGGCCCAAGATTGTTTAAGTACGCTAAAGGCTTTTAAAAAATTGGGCGTTCCAATCTTCGATGATGGAAAGACAATTACGGTGACAGGCGTTGGATTCAATGGTCTAAAGGCTTGTGATAAAGCAATTGATGTTGGTAACTCTGGCACTACTATTCGTCTAATGATGGGAATTTTAGCTGGTCAAGATTTCTCTACCACTTTGTTTGGCGATGCTTCTTTAAATAGACGGCCAATGGAACGGGTAATGGCTCCTTTGCGCCAGATGGGAGCAACACTATTGGGGGATAATGGCAGTGAGTTTCCGCCAATTACAATTAATGGAACAAACAACTTACAGCCCATTCACTACCAAATGCCAGTTGCAAGCGCCCAAGTAAAATCGGCTATTCTTTTTGCAGCACTGCAAGCTAAGGGAACTTCCACCATTGTTGAAAAGGAAATTTCCCGTAATCATACCGAAGAGATGATCCGTCAATTCGGCGGTAAAATCACCGCAAATAAAAAAGAAATAACCGTAAGTGGACCGCAAACTTTGACTGGACAAAATGTGGTTATTCCAGGAGATATTTCTTCGGCTGCCTTTTTCTTGGTTGCTGGAGCGATTACATCCGGGAGTCAATTGATACTAAAAAATGTTGGAATGAATCCAACGCGGACCGGAATTGTGGATGTTTTGACACAAATGGGCGCCCGCTTAGAAATAGAAAATTATGACGAGAAAAATCAAGCAGCGGATTTAAAAATGACAACATCGACATTGACTGCCACGATTATCGCCGGTGAAATCATTCCTCGTTTAATTGATGAACTGCCCGTGATTGCTCTGCTGGCAACACAAGCTCACGGTCAAACAATTATTAAAGATGCCCAAGAACTTAAGGTGAAAGAAACGAATCGAATTGATGCTACAGCAGAAGAATTACAGAAGATGGGGGCAGATATTACTCCGACAGCAGATGGCTTAATAATCAATGGCCCCACACCATTAAAAGGCGCTCATGTATCCAGTCGCGGCGATCACCGCATTGGGATGATGTTACAAATTGCTGCTTTAATTGCCACCGGCAAAACACAATTGGATCAACCTGAGGCGATTAATATTTCTTACCCTGGATTTTTTGACGATGTTAAAAATATAGTAGGTGAAAAAAATGAATAG
- a CDS encoding ABC transporter ATP-binding protein — protein sequence MIKKLLANVGQYKKDSLLTPLFVAGEVALDVIMPLIMAMMIDQGVEKSNSSVIFKLGAVLFLCALIALIFGALGGRTAAIASAGFARNLRHNLFNRIQDFSFSNIDRFSTSSLITRLTTDVTNVQNAYQMIIRILVRSPLILIFSLIMVSLINPQLMLIYLVVLPFLAIGLAIVIHFAHPLFMKVFRIYDKLNNVVQENLQGIRVVKSYVREEQQEKVFDEVSTDVYKNFTRAQRIVAFNNPLLQISVYTCMLLLSWFGAELIVDKGSLTTGELVSMFNYTMQILMSLMMMSMAFVQILIARSSAERITEVLSEESDLKNETTPLFTVADGSITFEDVCFSYADDMDKLALEHINLSIKTGEVIGLIGGTGSSKSTLVQLIPRLYDVTYGAVKVAGVDVRKYDLATLRDQVSMVLQNNVLFTGTIKDNLRWGNETATDEELVAACKIAQADSFINEFPDKYDTMISQGGNNVSGGQKQRLTIARALLKKPKILILDDSTSAVDTKTDRAIREGLASAIPGMTTIIISQRISSIQDADRIVVLDDGKVNGVGTHEQLLANNQIYQEVYQSQQKGFGESGNE from the coding sequence ATGATAAAAAAATTATTGGCCAATGTTGGTCAGTATAAAAAAGATAGTCTGTTAACACCGTTGTTTGTTGCCGGCGAAGTCGCGCTTGATGTCATCATGCCGTTAATTATGGCGATGATGATCGACCAAGGGGTAGAAAAGAGCAATAGTAGTGTTATTTTTAAATTAGGTGCTGTTTTGTTTTTATGCGCTTTAATTGCGTTAATTTTCGGCGCTTTGGGTGGTCGAACAGCTGCGATTGCTTCTGCTGGCTTCGCCCGTAATTTACGGCATAATTTGTTTAACCGGATTCAAGATTTTTCATTTTCAAATATTGATCGCTTTTCCACCTCAAGTTTGATTACGCGTCTAACAACGGATGTCACGAATGTGCAAAATGCGTATCAAATGATTATTCGCATCCTAGTGCGTAGTCCTTTAATTTTGATTTTTTCACTAATTATGGTCAGCCTCATTAACCCACAATTGATGCTTATTTATTTGGTAGTCTTACCGTTTCTAGCAATCGGTTTGGCAATTGTGATTCATTTTGCTCATCCTTTGTTTATGAAGGTTTTTCGTATTTATGACAAATTGAATAATGTTGTGCAAGAAAATTTGCAAGGCATTCGCGTGGTAAAATCTTATGTGCGAGAAGAACAACAAGAAAAAGTCTTCGATGAAGTTTCTACTGACGTCTATAAAAACTTTACCAGAGCACAACGAATCGTAGCTTTTAACAATCCGCTATTACAAATTTCAGTATATACGTGTATGCTTTTACTTTCTTGGTTTGGCGCAGAATTAATCGTTGATAAGGGAAGTTTAACGACCGGTGAGCTCGTTAGTATGTTTAACTACACCATGCAGATTTTAATGAGCTTGATGATGATGTCGATGGCTTTTGTCCAAATTTTAATTGCGCGGTCTTCTGCTGAACGTATTACTGAAGTCTTATCAGAAGAAAGTGATTTAAAAAACGAAACAACACCCTTGTTTACAGTAGCTGATGGCTCAATTACATTTGAAGATGTCTGCTTTAGTTATGCTGATGATATGGATAAATTAGCTTTAGAACATATCAACCTTTCCATAAAAACAGGGGAAGTAATTGGGCTTATTGGTGGGACAGGTAGTTCTAAATCTACATTAGTTCAATTAATCCCCCGCCTTTATGACGTTACTTATGGGGCAGTTAAAGTTGCTGGTGTCGATGTAAGAAAATATGATCTAGCTACTTTACGGGATCAAGTAAGTATGGTTTTACAAAACAATGTGTTATTTACAGGTACCATTAAAGATAATTTGCGCTGGGGCAATGAAACGGCTACAGATGAAGAATTAGTTGCAGCTTGTAAAATCGCTCAAGCAGATAGTTTCATTAACGAATTTCCCGATAAATATGACACGATGATCTCCCAAGGGGGCAATAACGTTTCTGGTGGTCAAAAGCAACGCTTAACCATTGCCCGGGCCCTACTTAAAAAACCTAAAATTCTCATTTTAGATGATTCCACAAGTGCCGTAGATACGAAGACCGATCGCGCAATCAGAGAAGGTCTAGCAAGTGCCATCCCTGGCATGACAACCATTATCATTTCCCAACGAATCAGCTCCATCCAAGATGCTGACCGCATTGTGGTTTTAGATGATGGAAAAGTCAACGGGGTTGGTACCCATGAACAGCTACTAGCAAATAATCAAATTTATCAAGAAGTTTATCAATCCCAACAGAAAGGATTTGGTGAAAGTGGAAATGAGTAA
- a CDS encoding prephenate dehydrogenase — protein MEQKVFIVGLGLIGSSLALAIKKEHLNVKIIGFDWHEKTGAIALKKGIVSALATDFAAGAKEADIIILAVPVFKTIDYLEELAQLQLKKDVIVTDVASTKGQIMVAATNLPFTFIGGHPMAGSHKSGVTAADVNLFENAYYIFTNQNAPQSKLRLLEELLRGTRAKFVELAPKEHDQITAMLSHLPHIIAAGLVTQGDIFNQEHPRAKQLAAGGFRDITRIASSDPIMWTEILLSNKNAILQQLESWTEEMKKVQNWLVTEDEGAIFTFFNQAKDNRDRLPVHKNGAIPAFYDLFVDVPDAPGVIAEVTGLLGHNQINLINLKIQETREDIHGILQISFRNEQDLMRAKACILQNTNYPARIK, from the coding sequence ATGGAGCAAAAAGTTTTTATTGTAGGCTTGGGACTAATTGGCTCATCTCTTGCTTTAGCCATAAAAAAAGAACATTTAAACGTAAAAATTATTGGGTTTGATTGGCACGAAAAAACAGGTGCAATTGCCCTTAAAAAAGGTATTGTTTCCGCTTTAGCAACTGACTTTGCAGCAGGTGCCAAAGAAGCTGATATTATTATCTTAGCAGTACCAGTTTTTAAAACCATTGACTATTTAGAAGAATTAGCCCAATTGCAGCTAAAAAAAGATGTAATCGTAACCGATGTCGCCAGTACAAAAGGTCAAATAATGGTAGCTGCTACAAATTTACCATTTACTTTTATTGGCGGACACCCCATGGCCGGTTCACATAAGTCTGGCGTAACAGCAGCGGACGTCAATTTATTTGAAAATGCCTACTATATTTTTACAAATCAAAACGCACCGCAAAGTAAACTGCGCTTATTAGAAGAACTATTACGGGGAACTCGGGCAAAATTTGTAGAACTAGCGCCAAAAGAACATGACCAAATTACAGCTATGCTAAGTCATTTGCCACACATCATTGCAGCAGGGTTAGTCACGCAAGGGGACATCTTTAATCAAGAACATCCTCGCGCCAAACAATTAGCCGCCGGGGGCTTTCGGGATATCACGCGAATTGCATCTTCTGATCCGATAATGTGGACAGAAATACTGTTAAGTAATAAGAATGCGATTTTACAGCAGTTGGAAAGTTGGACCGAAGAAATGAAAAAAGTTCAAAATTGGCTAGTAACTGAGGATGAGGGTGCAATTTTTACTTTTTTTAATCAGGCTAAAGATAACAGAGACCGCCTGCCAGTTCATAAAAATGGTGCGATTCCTGCCTTTTACGATTTGTTTGTCGATGTTCCGGATGCGCCCGGCGTAATTGCAGAGGTAACGGGTCTATTGGGGCATAATCAAATCAATTTAATTAATCTGAAAATTCAGGAAACTAGAGAAGATATTCACGGTATTTTGCAAATCAGTTTTCGCAATGAACAGGATTTAATGCGTGCGAAAGCCTGTATTTTGCAAAATACCAATTATCCCGCGCGAATTAAATAA